CGATGGGCGTGAGCGATTCCCTCTTGTTTCTCGATACCGAAGGCGCGGTCCAATCACTCTGGATGTGCTGGGAGCTAGGATGGTTCGATGCGGCAAAGGGCACAGTCGGCGTTCTTCCAGTGCTGGAGGAACACGAGCGCTACTATCGTGGACGAGAATTTCTGGGCCTCTACCCTTATGTCGAACTTGACGGTGAGGGCCGGCTCAAAGTGGTAAGGCCGGTAGTCGCGGGGCCAAGCGGTATCATGATGTTTGAGGCACCGAACTCCCGCTCATTCGATTCCTGGCGGGCGGATCGTCGAGACTTCATGCGTCCGCGCGTAGTCGGAGGGCTTGGACGATGAAACGTCAAACTTGCCGTATTCGGCGAAGACACCGCGCGGCCCCCGGTTTAACCCCGGCGCGACTAAATGGCGACCAGCTCGGCTATCTTAGTCGCGACATCTGCCATCGACTCTTCGGCAGTGCTCAGCCCGGCTCGGGAGGCTAGCAGAAGACTGACCTGCTCAAGCTCGTCATAGGTCGTTCCGTGAACGACCGGGACCAGCCGCTCACGCCGAAGGAGCGCCGAAAGTTCCTTGTCGGCGATGCCTTCCGCCGGAAGGCGTCGCAACATAGCCGGGGTCACTAAAACGATACCGACGCGCGAATTCACTAAGCCCTTGTCGATCGCCCGCATCATCGGCACCCCGAGGCCAAGATCCTTCTCACTGAACCACACGCGGACACCGCGCGCTTCGAGCAGATCATGCAGCTCTTTGGCGGAGCCCTGCCTGTCATCCCATGCGTGGCAAAGAAATACGTCTCGAAGGTCAGGCTGCGAGGCTGCCAGATTCTCAACGTTCTCTCGAACGGGCGTAAGCGCCTGCACTTGTTCGGGCGTGTACCACACAGCCGAGCCAGTTCCTGACCAACGCGGCTTTGAGGTGCGCCGCCCCGACCCGCCAGTGCTCCTTGAGGGCGAATATGAAGGTGCTGAGTATGATCCAGAGCTGCCATATCCGCTGCCGTAGCCACCGTAACCGCTGTAACGACCGTACCGGCTCCCGCATGCAGGACAGTCGGCTGCGGCGGCTGCTGAACGGTGCCCCCTCGATGGTGCAGTGCATCTAGCCATGTCTTTTCCTCTCCTTCGTCATTCCGCCAACTCGCGGATCATATTTTTGCGCTTTGCGGCCCATCTAAATTGACTGGTAAGTCGCATCGCGCACGTCGAAGACGAGCAATGCCTCACGCCTTACGCCTTCAATATCTCGAACAGATGGGTGGCAGAGGTGATCTTTG
The Sphingomonas ginsengisoli An et al. 2013 genome window above contains:
- a CDS encoding toll/interleukin-1 receptor domain-containing protein; translation: MWYTPEQVQALTPVRENVENLAASQPDLRDVFLCHAWDDRQGSAKELHDLLEARGVRVWFSEKDLGLGVPMMRAIDKGLVNSRVGIVLVTPAMLRRLPAEGIADKELSALLRRERLVPVVHGTTYDELEQVSLLLASRAGLSTAEESMADVATKIAELVAI
- a CDS encoding toll-Interleukin receptor, with translation MRARAQRRAAAQGATVEEALGRAARQRSGHYDIFLSQTIRDAEIVLGVYDLLTSAGYKVFCDWIEAPAADRSQVTPANAAFVRATMGVSDSLLFLDTEGAVQSLWMCWELGWFDAAKGTVGVLPVLEEHERYYRGREFLGLYPYVELDGEGRLKVVRPVVAGPSGIMMFEAPNSRSFDSWRADRRDFMRPRVVGGLGR